In one window of Mycteria americana isolate JAX WOST 10 ecotype Jacksonville Zoo and Gardens chromosome 24, USCA_MyAme_1.0, whole genome shotgun sequence DNA:
- the TPGS1 gene encoding tubulin polyglutamylase complex subunit 1, translating into MAAYEKRRAAAAPAPVPVPTAGSGLAEPAGAAAGGLGSEAEFLLRAGVTAMVREALLKVLEARPEEPVSFLADYFERLVLGSPGAAGEAAAELPGPPQRLARALWYVRLAHHSHRTAFDSNAGAAYEVLGAGGRRRKAGVDGRLYSELLRRICQHGGAPAEAAAALLGRVRCRDHEAVPFDVFRYGVLTCFVLLEFAAKADALFGVLDGGSGAADGRVCQAVLRALEDALGTGHFSLPGRYLEAGSKLGPDGLALAMDRALQERKLGTSMSREEFLKKATALFVAKVKPVE; encoded by the exons ATGGCGGCGTACGAGAAGCGGcgggcggccgctgccccggccccggtcccggtcccgacGGCGGGCAGCGGGCTGGCGGAGCCGGCtggcgcggcggccggcgggctgGGGAGCGAGGCGGAGTTCCTGCTGCGGGCCGGCGTCACCGCCATGGTGCGGGAGGCGCTGCTGAAGGTGCTGGAGGCGCGGCCCGAGGAGCCCGTCTCCTTCCTGGCCGACTACTTCGAGCGGCtggtgctgggcagccccggcgcggcgggcgagGCCGCCGCGGAGCTCCCGGGGCCTCCGCAGCGCCTGGCCCGGGCGCTGTGGTACGTGCGCCTGGCTCACCACTCCCACag GACGGCCTTCGACAGCAACGCCGGTGCGGCCTACGAGGTGCTGGGtgccggcggccggcggcggaAGGCGGGCGTGGACGGGCGGCTGTACAGCGAGCTGCTGCGGCGCATCTGCCAGCACGGGGGAGCGCCCGCGGAGGCGGCAGCGGCGCTGCTGGGGCGGGTCCGCTGCCGCGACCACGAGGCCGTGCCGTTCGACGTCTTCCGCTACGGCGTCCTCACCTGCTTCGTGCTGCTGGAGTTCGCGGCCAAGGCGGACGCGCTTTTCGGTGTCCTGGACGGCGGCTCCGGCGCCGCCGACGGGAGGGTCTGCCAGGCCGTGCTGCGGGCGCTGGAGGACGCGCTGGGCACCGGCCACTTCTCTCTCCCCGGTCGCTACCTGGAGGCGGGCTCCAAGCTGGGGCCGGACGGCCTGGCCCTGGCCATGGACCGGGCGCTGCAGGAGAGGAAGCTCGGCACCTCCATGAGCCGGGAGGAGTTCCTGAAGAAAGCCACCGCCTTGTTCGTTGCAAAAGTGAAGCCCGTTGAGTAG
- the MADCAM1 gene encoding mucosal addressin cell adhesion molecule 1, translated as MEPAPLLLLLGLLRGCSGRPADKLAVVPQEPVVRYGGSAQLNCSLACAGGTVQWKGLDTNLGSVTSFPTHSVLHIGKAVVATAGTKICQGTCHGRHYQHTVYLKVYALPDSLQLEADPRALEPGQPASLRCSAQRVYPLTGLVLTWYWGDQALEETDFDVTETDEELFDIVSTLPVAGKEVEEGVEFRCEVTLSIGQETFTRVASVTVSAGAVTEQPAAMATSTGSPWTAAATTGSPSTAGPVTTTALAPKPSIPTHDPTTALTATPWEPGTETTLELAAATEPPSTERPAPHDLIAGSPTAHPATTTLPGSGTASPPAEAQGTATDSISWGSPPAENRTGPYVGTAPACSLRIWSLPPNGTRGRALRIECRARCARNATVRWLQTPVALSQYREEVAGSSSTLRLDHAEPRHEGRYQCVLLGHHSQVVSLQLVVLDDSFSTGPAIAVGTTVSLLGLILTGIMSHRLWKRFRSQYKLS; from the exons ATGGAGCcggctcctctcctcctcctcctcggcttgctgcggggctgcagtG ggcgACCCGCTGACAAGCTGGCGGTGGTGCCACAGGAGCCGGTGGTGCGGTACGGGGGCTCGGCGCAGCTGAACTGCTCCCTGGCCTGTGCGGGGGGCACGGTGCAGTGGAAGGGGCTGGACACCAACCTGGGGAGCGtcacctccttccccacccacAGCGTCCTGCACATCGGCAAAGCCGTGGTTGCCACGGCGGGCACCAAGATCTGCCAGGGGACCTGCCACGGGCGGCACTACCAGCACACTGTCTACCTGAAGGTCTACG CCCTCCCGGACTCGCTGCAGCTGGAGGCGGACCCCCGCGCCCTGGAGCCGGGGCAGCCCGCCAGCCTGCGCTGCTCGGCCCAGCGGGTGTACCCGCTCACGGGGCTGGTGCTCACCTGGTACTGGGGGGACCAAGCGCTGGAGGAGACAGACTTTGATGTCACGGAGACCGATGAGGAGTTGTTTGACATCGTGTCCACGCTGCCAGTGGCCgggaaggaggtggaagaaggGGTGGAGTTCAGGTGCGAGGTGACGCTAAGCATCGGGCAGGAGACCTTCACCCGGGTGGCATCTGTGACCGTGAGCGCCGGGG CTGTGACGGAGCAGCCGGCGGCCATGGCCACCTCCACGGGGAGCCCCTGGACAGCGGCAGCTACGACGGGgagccccagcacagctgggcccGTGACCACCACGGCGCTGGCCCCAAAGCCGAGCATCCCCACACATGATCCCACCACAGCCCTGACCGCCACACCGTGGGAGCCCGGCACTGAGACCAccctggagctggctgctgccaccGAACCCCCCTCCACAGAGCGCCCTGCTCCCCATGACCTCATCGCAGGCAGTCCCACGGCACATCCGGCCACCACCACGCTCCCTGGCTCCGGCACCGCAAGCCCCCCCGCTGAGGCGCAGGGGACGGCTACGGACAGCATCAGCTGGGGCTCTCCCCCAGCAGAGAACAGGACAGGACCGTACGTGGGGACAGCGCCCGCCTGCAGCCTGCGGATCTGGTCGCTGCCTCCCAATGGGACGCGGGGCAGGGCCCTGCGCATCGAGTGCCGCGCGCGGTGCGCCAGGAACGCCACCGTCCGCTGGCTGCAGACCCCCGTGGCCCTCTCGCAGTACCGGGAGGAGGTGGCGGGCAGCAGCTCCACGCTGCGGCTGGACCACGCCGAGCCCCGGCACGAGGGCCGCTACCAGTGCGTCCTGCTCGGCCACCACTCCCAGGTGGTCAGTCTGCAGCTGGTGGTCTTGGACG ATTCGTTCAGCACGGGCCCTGCCATCGCCGTGGGGACAACGGTCTCGCTGTTGGGACTGATCCTGACCGGCATCATGTCTCATCGCCTGTGGAAACGATTCAGATCTCAGTACAAGCTGTCCTAG
- the CDC34 gene encoding ubiquitin-conjugating enzyme E2 R1 produces MARPLVPSSQKALLLELKGLQEEPVEGFRVNLVDEGDLYNWEVAIFGPPNTYYEGGYFKARLRFPIDYPYSPPAFRFLTKMWHPNIYETGDVCISILHPPVDDPQSGELPSERWNPTQNVRTILLSVISLLNEPNTFSPANVDASVMYRKWKESKGKDREYTDIIRKQVLGTKVDAERDGVKVPTTLAEYCVKTKTPAPDEGSDLFYDDYYEDDEMEEEADSCYGDEDDSGNEES; encoded by the exons ATGGCGAGGCCCCTCGTGCCCAGTTCGCAGAAGGCGCTGCTGCTGGAGCTcaaagggctgcaggaggagcccgTGGAAGGGTTCCGGGTGAATCTGGTGGACGAGGGGGACCTCTACAACTGGGAGGTGGCCATCTTCGGCCCCCCGAACACCTACTATGAGGGCGGGTACTTcaag GCTCGTCTCCGGTTTCCCATCGACTACCCCTATTCTCCTCCTGCCTTTAGGTTCTTAACCAAAATGTGGCACCCCAACATCTACGAG ACCGGCGATGTCTGCATCTCCATCCTCCATCCGCCGGTGGACGACCCGCAGAGCGGGGAGCTGCCATCTGAGCGGTGGAACCCCACCCAGAACGTGCG GACCATTCTCCTGAGCGTGATCTCGCTGCTGAATGAACCCAACACGTTTTCTCCAGCCAACGTGGACGCCTCTGTGATGTACCGCAAGTGGAAGGAGAGCAAAGGGAAGGACCGGGAGTACACGGACATCATCAG GAAGCAAGTCCTGGGCACGAAGGTGGACGCTGAGCGGGATGGCGTGAAGGTCCCCACCACGCTGGCAGAGTACTGTGTGAAGACCAAGACTCCAGCCCCAGATGAGGGCTCGGACCTCTTCTATGATGACTATTATGAGGATGATGAGATGGAGGAGGAAGCAGACAGCTGTTACGGTGATGAGGATGACTCTGGCAATGAGGAATCTTGA